In one Gloeocapsopsis sp. IPPAS B-1203 genomic region, the following are encoded:
- a CDS encoding helix-turn-helix transcriptional regulator — protein sequence MGLVRLRIKEFAAKQNWTLKEVSDRSGVPYSTIKTYAVSSGMAMADVTALCKLAKTFNVLIEDLVEIIKE from the coding sequence ATGGGTTTGGTTAGGTTACGAATTAAAGAGTTTGCAGCAAAACAAAACTGGACACTGAAAGAAGTTTCTGATCGTTCAGGTGTTCCATACAGCACGATTAAGACTTATGCAGTGTCTTCAGGGATGGCAATGGCTGATGTTACTGCTTTGTGCAAATTAGCGAAAACTTTTAATGTTCTGATTGAGGATTTAGTAGAAATAATCAAAGAGTAA
- a CDS encoding helix-turn-helix transcriptional regulator, which produces MGLVRLRIQEFADKQGWNIKEVSDRSGVPYGTVKTYMRLPERATVDLTALCKLARTFDVMMEDLFEVVED; this is translated from the coding sequence ATGGGGCTAGTAAGGTTAAGAATTCAGGAATTTGCTGACAAACAAGGTTGGAACATCAAAGAGGTTTCAGATCGTTCTGGAGTGCCTTATGGTACAGTCAAAACTTATATGCGCTTGCCAGAAAGAGCAACTGTTGATCTGACGGCACTTTGCAAGCTGGCAAGGACGTTTGATGTAATGATGGAAGATTTATTTGAGGTAGTGGAAGATTAA
- a CDS encoding response regulator transcription factor, with protein sequence MRVLIVEDDPVMRLGLEHLLAEYPQLQIIGQVEDGYSGIDAALELNPDLVIMDIGLPELDGIAATQKIKASLPMVRVMMLTSHKSEQEIIAALSSGADGYCVKGLGLEKLVTAISCVQDGATYLDSQIAQCVVKHLQLAVRSKPANPLSERELEVLKLIVEGRSNPEIASILYVSLSTVKAHIRSIMNKLAVDDRVQAAVVALRSGWV encoded by the coding sequence CTGCGCGTCTTGATTGTAGAAGATGACCCAGTGATGCGGTTAGGTTTAGAGCATCTTTTGGCAGAATATCCTCAATTGCAAATTATCGGTCAAGTGGAGGATGGTTACTCTGGCATTGATGCAGCACTTGAACTTAATCCAGACTTAGTGATTATGGATATTGGTTTACCAGAGCTAGATGGTATTGCTGCTACTCAGAAAATTAAAGCCAGCTTGCCAATGGTACGGGTAATGATGCTCACTTCGCATAAATCGGAACAGGAAATTATTGCAGCTTTATCAAGTGGAGCAGATGGATACTGTGTGAAAGGCTTAGGATTAGAAAAATTGGTAACGGCGATCTCTTGCGTTCAAGATGGAGCGACCTATCTCGATTCTCAAATTGCCCAGTGCGTCGTTAAACATCTACAACTTGCCGTTCGCTCTAAACCAGCAAATCCGCTGAGTGAAAGAGAGTTAGAGGTACTAAAGCTGATTGTTGAAGGACGCAGTAATCCAGAGATTGCATCCATTTTATACGTTAGCCTAAGCACTGTCAAAGCCCATATTCGGAGCATTATGAACAAATTAGCAGTTGACGATAGGGTGCAAGCAGCCGTGGTAGCATTGCGGTCAGGTTGGGTATAG
- a CDS encoding HAMP domain-containing sensor histidine kinase: MWRSLGLGQWSQFIQVTWNWLIRYTQYWLACFKLPPKSTDYLNWRHQFLQKRLHLGLWLALFWHLIISAEGLYSVLFEFERLKAVALSDYGNASIADQWRSASIIYHVAANLFLLACLIGQKTTWGRRYPEALFLLFTCSLSNLINIIFTFFGLPETPKSLLFLIIAILVPVHWVLHLIYQAVSIAYYAIFYPITGLATIEYAKIYNLYSREIIIQLACACSVSILSVYLYERLKCSEFEANRQLQIFLHSVSHDLQTPVIGSSVVLKSLLGKATSELDDEISVKRSAIKRLLQGSDRQLALINSLLEAHTTAIKGITLNCEPIQLKPLVDSVLIDLNYGLTKKRIKLTHRIREDLPLVNADANQLWRVFSNLIGNALKHNPYEIQLTLDANVVESGHRRVGVETLIRPKAPVLLCVVQDNGVGIAPEQCHRLFDLYFRGLRARYMPGLGLGLYLCKQIIQAHGGEIGVVSYLGGGSTFWFTLPLYPT; the protein is encoded by the coding sequence ATGTGGCGATCGCTCGGGTTAGGTCAATGGTCGCAATTTATTCAGGTGACTTGGAACTGGCTAATTCGATATACTCAATATTGGCTAGCTTGCTTTAAGTTACCCCCAAAATCAACAGACTACTTGAACTGGCGGCATCAATTTTTACAAAAGCGATTGCATCTAGGACTTTGGCTGGCACTATTTTGGCACTTGATTATATCGGCTGAAGGTCTTTACTCTGTTCTGTTTGAGTTTGAGAGATTAAAAGCAGTTGCTCTCAGTGACTACGGAAATGCCTCAATTGCAGATCAATGGAGAAGCGCATCCATCATCTATCATGTAGCTGCTAATCTATTTTTATTAGCTTGTTTGATTGGGCAAAAAACGACCTGGGGACGACGGTATCCTGAAGCACTATTTTTGCTTTTTACTTGTTCCTTGAGCAATCTGATAAATATTATTTTCACCTTTTTTGGTCTTCCTGAAACACCAAAATCACTCTTATTTTTGATTATTGCGATTCTGGTTCCAGTGCATTGGGTGTTACATCTCATCTATCAAGCCGTATCTATCGCCTATTATGCAATTTTCTATCCCATAACTGGTCTAGCTACTATTGAGTATGCGAAAATCTACAATCTTTACTCCAGGGAAATTATTATCCAACTTGCTTGCGCTTGCTCGGTCAGTATTCTATCGGTGTACTTATACGAACGCTTGAAATGCTCAGAGTTTGAAGCCAATCGCCAACTACAGATATTTCTGCATTCTGTGTCGCATGATTTGCAAACTCCAGTTATTGGCAGCTCGGTTGTATTGAAAAGCTTGTTGGGTAAAGCCACAAGTGAATTAGATGATGAGATTAGTGTGAAACGATCAGCGATTAAACGGTTACTACAAGGAAGCGATCGCCAGCTTGCCTTGATTAATTCTCTCCTCGAAGCTCACACCACTGCAATCAAAGGTATCACTCTCAATTGTGAACCAATTCAACTGAAACCACTGGTTGATTCAGTATTAATTGATCTAAATTATGGGTTGACCAAAAAACGGATTAAACTTACCCATCGCATCAGGGAAGATCTGCCATTGGTGAACGCTGACGCCAATCAACTCTGGCGAGTGTTTAGTAACCTCATCGGAAATGCACTTAAACACAACCCTTATGAAATTCAGCTAACGTTGGACGCAAATGTGGTTGAGTCTGGGCACAGGCGTGTAGGAGTAGAAACGCTGATTCGTCCTAAAGCTCCGGTGCTGCTCTGTGTGGTGCAAGATAATGGAGTTGGCATTGCTCCAGAACAATGTCACCGATTATTTGATCTCTATTTTCGTGGATTACGAGCGCGGTATATGCCAGGTTTAGGATTGGGATTGTATCTTTGCAAGCAAATTATTCAAGCGCATGGTGGCGAGATTGGCGTCGTTAGTTACCTGGGCGGCGGGTCAACGTTTTGGTTCACCTTGCCTCTATACCCAACCTGA